From a region of the Bacteroidota bacterium genome:
- a CDS encoding RagB/SusD family nutrient uptake outer membrane protein, which yields MIMKNKIYKSILLAGLILIGFSCAKDLDTEPIDPDVISAANVFDDPANYDYVMAKLYAGLALSGQQGPAGMGDITGIDEGFGQYLRGYWYHQELPTDEAVIGWNDQTIKDFHWQTWGAADVFITAFYYRVYYQIAACNEFIRETTDEKLNDRGVSGDLRTKIGYYRAEARWLRALSYWHALDLFGNVPFVTEEDKVGFFFPPQKSRRDLFFYVEGELKSIEGLLKDARTNDYGRADKAAAWMLLAKLYLNAEVYIGEPRYSECITYCNKIFDAGYTLAPSYRNLFLADNDLTSKSEIIFSVNFDGVMTTTYGGTDFIVHAAVGGDMTPADYGISGGWGGLRTTSAFVGKFDDISGNTDVRAMFFTEGQTLEINDIGLFNDGYAITKWKNIKSTGGPGSSLEFVDNDFPMFRLADAYLMYAEAILRGGSGGNQGTALTYINDIRNRSGADPVGAIDLEFILNERARELYWECHRRTDLVRYGYFTGSQYVWPWKGKAKDGTGTDSKYNLFPIPSSDLTANPNLTQNPGY from the coding sequence ATGATCATGAAGAATAAAATATATAAATCGATTTTACTGGCAGGGTTGATCTTGATAGGTTTTTCCTGTGCCAAGGACCTGGACACGGAACCCATTGACCCGGATGTGATTTCCGCTGCCAATGTGTTCGATGATCCGGCAAACTACGATTATGTTATGGCCAAGTTATATGCAGGTCTGGCCCTTTCCGGCCAGCAGGGACCTGCCGGGATGGGTGACATCACCGGGATTGATGAAGGTTTTGGCCAATACCTCAGAGGATACTGGTATCATCAGGAGTTACCGACCGATGAGGCGGTGATCGGATGGAACGACCAGACCATTAAGGACTTTCACTGGCAAACCTGGGGTGCTGCCGATGTATTTATTACGGCGTTTTATTACCGTGTGTATTATCAGATTGCCGCTTGCAACGAGTTCATCCGGGAGACAACCGATGAAAAACTCAATGACAGAGGCGTTAGCGGTGACCTAAGGACCAAGATAGGTTATTACCGCGCCGAAGCACGTTGGCTGCGTGCCCTCAGCTACTGGCATGCCCTCGACCTCTTTGGTAATGTTCCTTTTGTGACTGAAGAAGACAAGGTAGGATTTTTCTTCCCACCGCAGAAATCACGCAGAGACCTGTTCTTCTACGTGGAAGGAGAACTTAAAAGCATAGAAGGGTTGCTGAAAGATGCCAGAACCAACGACTATGGCCGGGCCGATAAAGCTGCAGCATGGATGTTGCTGGCCAAGCTTTACCTGAACGCAGAGGTTTACATTGGTGAGCCAAGGTATTCAGAGTGTATAACTTACTGCAACAAGATATTTGATGCAGGATACACGCTTGCACCCAGCTACAGGAATCTCTTCCTGGCCGATAATGACCTTACCAGCAAAAGTGAGATCATTTTTTCGGTTAATTTCGATGGAGTCATGACCACAACATATGGGGGGACCGATTTTATTGTTCATGCCGCCGTTGGTGGTGATATGACACCGGCCGATTATGGTATTTCCGGTGGATGGGGCGGTTTGCGCACTACTTCGGCTTTTGTGGGGAAATTTGATGATATCTCCGGAAACACCGATGTCCGCGCAATGTTCTTTACAGAAGGTCAAACCCTTGAGATTAACGATATAGGGTTGTTTAATGATGGCTATGCGATTACAAAATGGAAGAACATCAAATCGACGGGAGGCCCGGGCTCCAGCCTGGAATTTGTGGATAACGACTTTCCCATGTTCCGTCTGGCCGATGCTTACCTGATGTATGCAGAAGCAATTCTGAGAGGTGGTAGCGGAGGTAACCAGGGAACAGCACTTACTTATATCAATGATATTCGTAACCGTTCAGGCGCCGATCCGGTAGGAGCCATCGACCTGGAGTTCATCCTGAATGAAAGGGCTCGTGAACTTTACTGGGAATGTCACCGCAGAACCGACCTGGTACGTTACGGTTACTTTACAGGAAGTCAGTATGTTTGGCCATGGAAAGGAAAGGCTAAGGATGGAACAGGAACCGATAGCAAATACAACCTGTTCCCTATCCCGTCGTCTGACCTTACGGCAAACCCCAATCTGACCCAAAATCCCGGATATTAA
- a CDS encoding SusE domain-containing protein, which yields MKNVKYILLFFLGLSVLISCKKEEKDPVLDMGLTKKAAITTPQDGAAFVLTKEKADSLLTTFQWTAAEYNLTNVETVKYVLQMDIADSNFKNVKNVATITTTNYAFTEGAMNKLAVEKKAPYDVPTNFAFRVLSYINNETTYSDAYSDVLTLAITPYEDVVVAKSIYLLGSATTIGWDNLLALEMTNLGAAKYAIVEHLTPGTDQFIKFISILGQWAPQWGTDATGTPESGILVYRPTESVPDPAAIPVGETEGNYYIEADTIGLTYQTILTSGQLFLVGAGSTVGWVNDAGIPFVQDPDTLTKFTLVTTLNATGGLKFLEVSGQWAPQWGSYDGTEAGGTLSYRPTESVPDPPEIIVPGTAGEFLITVDLRRMRYSFKAQ from the coding sequence ATGAAGAATGTAAAATATATATTGTTGTTTTTCCTGGGACTGAGTGTTTTGATTTCCTGTAAAAAGGAAGAAAAAGACCCGGTACTTGATATGGGGCTGACGAAAAAGGCCGCCATCACCACCCCCCAGGATGGAGCTGCTTTTGTTCTTACCAAGGAGAAAGCTGACAGCCTGCTTACCACTTTCCAGTGGACAGCTGCAGAGTATAACCTGACCAATGTGGAAACCGTGAAATATGTCCTGCAAATGGATATAGCCGACAGCAATTTTAAAAATGTTAAAAATGTTGCCACCATCACGACTACCAATTATGCCTTCACTGAAGGGGCAATGAATAAGCTGGCGGTGGAAAAGAAAGCGCCATACGATGTCCCCACCAATTTTGCTTTCAGAGTTTTGTCGTATATCAACAATGAAACAACGTATTCGGATGCTTATTCGGATGTATTAACCCTTGCCATCACTCCTTATGAAGACGTTGTAGTAGCCAAATCGATCTATTTGCTGGGCTCTGCAACAACTATAGGATGGGATAATCTCCTCGCGCTTGAAATGACCAATCTTGGTGCTGCTAAATACGCTATCGTTGAGCATCTGACACCGGGAACCGATCAATTCATCAAGTTTATCTCGATTCTGGGACAATGGGCGCCTCAGTGGGGAACGGATGCCACCGGTACACCGGAGAGTGGAATCCTGGTTTACCGTCCGACCGAATCCGTACCCGACCCGGCAGCAATCCCGGTGGGTGAAACCGAAGGTAATTATTACATTGAAGCCGATACCATCGGATTGACCTACCAGACTATCCTTACTTCAGGTCAATTATTCCTGGTAGGTGCCGGTTCAACAGTTGGCTGGGTTAATGATGCAGGTATACCTTTTGTTCAGGACCCCGATACCCTGACCAAGTTTACGCTCGTTACAACCCTGAATGCAACAGGCGGGCTTAAGTTCCTGGAGGTTTCAGGACAATGGGCGCCTCAGTGGGGATCCTATGATGGCACGGAAGCCGGCGGTACACTTTCATACCGTCCGACCGAATCTGTCCCCGATCCACCGGAGATCATCGTGCCCGGCACAGCCGGAGAATTCCTGATCACGGTCGATTTACGGAGAATGAGATATTCGTTCAAAGCTCAATAA